One Trichomycterus rosablanca isolate fTriRos1 chromosome 10, fTriRos1.hap1, whole genome shotgun sequence DNA window includes the following coding sequences:
- the st6galnac gene encoding alpha-N-acetylgalactosaminide alpha-2,6-sialyltransferase 2, giving the protein MAVIHQKKLLLSCMIVVTVIVVYLSLKLNGGGKLIRIQCSKDYYNHISCLLSGKGTEETRTLNSIATTLAIRNGKPVMVTDTNKSTKKPPPPAKPTEPDFIGDNYVIDYVPPQTICPNSIRNKVNQTDLAKTFLWNVPVLQWAKHFSLQEYKRLSHFPGAHGWGGVSIDVLNSSLSILNTSANRLMFEDWKEKNMGSGCIHCAVVGNGGILNGSKKGQEIDEHDYVFRTNGAVIEGFEKDVGKRTSFYLFSFNTFMNSRRSYRDVGYKGAPQSKETKFVFLPDHAKDYEIMMAEATHLGEKPTNYFGNNVTVKKFKMLHPDFIRYVRNRFLHSNILKTKHKNIYRPSTGGTMLMAALHTCDQVSAYGFMTPDFYKYSDHYFDKKHHKVGFYANHDLKLELKLWQELHKAKLLKLYMR; this is encoded by the exons GATTCAGTGCAGCAAAGATTATTATAATCATATCTCGTGTCTGCTGTCTGGTAAAGGGACTGAAGAAACGAGAACCTTAAACTCAATAGCAACAACTTTAGCAATCCGAAACGGAAAACCTGTGATGGTGACTGACACTAACAAATCAACAAAgaaaccaccaccaccagctaAACCAACAGAACCAGACTTCATTGGAGACAACTATGTCATTGATTATGTTCCACCTCAAACG ATTTGTCCCAATAGCATCCGGAACAAGGTGAACCAGACTGACCTTGCTAAGACATTTTTATGGAATGTTCCAGTCTTGCAGTGGGCAAAGCATTTCTCGCTGCAAGAGTATAAGCGATTAAGCCATTTTCCTGGTGCCCACGGATGGGGCGGCGTTAGCATAGACG TTCTGAACAGTTCGCTGTCTATATTAAACACGTCGGCTAACCGACTCATGTTTGAGGACTGGAAAGAGAAGAACATGGGATCAGGCTGTATCCACTGTGCCGTGGTAGGAAATGGAGGCATTCTGAATGGGTCGAAGAAAGGACAGGAAATTGATGAGCACGACTACGTCTTCAG GACAAACGGTGCAGTCATTGAAGGATTTGAGAAAGATGTTGGAAAGCGTACCTCCTTTTACCTCTTCTCATTCAACACGTTCATGAACTCAAGACGAAGTTACAGAGATGTAGGGTACAAGGGCGCACCACAGAGCAAG GAGACCAAGTTTGTTTTTCTGCCAGACCATGCCAAAGACTATGAAATTATGATGGCTGAAGCCACACACTTGGGTGAGAA GCCAACCAATTATTTTGGTAATAATGTGACTGTAAAGAAGTTTAAAATGCTTCATCCTGACTTCATCCGTTACGTCCGAAACAG GTTTCTACATTCAAATATTCTTAAAACCAAGCATAAAAACATCTACAGGCCATCTACAGGAGGAACCATGCTAATGGCTGCTCTTCATACATGTGACCAG GTGAGTGCCTACGGGTTTATGACGCCAGACTTCTACAAATACTCGGACCATTACTTCGACAAAAAACACCACAAAGTTGGTTTCTATGCCAACCATGACCTAAAGCTGGAGTTGAAGCTGTGGCAGGAGCTGCACAAGGCAAAACTTTTAAAACTTTACATGCGGTGA